The Lentzea guizhouensis genome contains a region encoding:
- the lysA gene encoding diaminopimelate decarboxylase, giving the protein MRAHPAGPRHADVLVPGSTAGDRPSTADQLDHLHPKVWPRNAARTAAGVVELAGVDVRELAEQYGTPLFVMDEQDFRARCREHAEAFGDPTLVHYASKAFLSVQIAKWVAEEGLSIDVCSGGELAIALRANFPAERIALHGNNKSVPELIAAVEAGVGGIVVDSYHEIARLDQIARERGVVQPVLIRVTVGVEAHTHEFIATAHEDQKFGFSLSSGDAAEAVRRVLKASGLKLVGLHSHIGSQIFDASGFEVAARRVIGLLADVRREHGEIDSLTTVDLGGGLGIAYTPDDDPPPPAELARQLHNIVQKECEHNGLGMPRIAVEPGRAIVGPGTVTVYEVGTIKDVELDGGARRRYVSVDGGMSDNIRTALYDAVYDCKLVSRAAEPEARAVLCRVVGKHCEAGDIVVRDCWLPDDLAPGDLVAIAATGAYCYSMASGYNRLPRPALAAVTDGEARLLLRRETEDDLFRLEV; this is encoded by the coding sequence ATGCGCGCGCACCCGGCCGGACCCCGGCACGCCGACGTTCTCGTCCCCGGCAGCACCGCCGGTGACCGCCCCTCCACCGCCGACCAGCTCGACCACCTTCACCCGAAGGTGTGGCCCCGCAACGCCGCCCGCACCGCCGCCGGCGTCGTGGAGCTGGCGGGCGTGGACGTGCGCGAGCTGGCCGAGCAGTACGGCACCCCGTTGTTCGTCATGGACGAGCAGGACTTCCGCGCCCGCTGCCGGGAGCACGCCGAGGCGTTCGGCGACCCGACGCTGGTGCACTACGCCTCCAAAGCGTTCCTGAGCGTCCAGATCGCGAAGTGGGTGGCCGAAGAGGGCCTCTCCATCGACGTCTGCAGCGGTGGCGAGCTCGCGATCGCGCTGCGGGCGAACTTCCCCGCCGAGCGGATCGCGTTGCACGGCAACAACAAGAGCGTTCCCGAGCTGATCGCGGCCGTCGAGGCGGGCGTCGGCGGGATCGTCGTCGACTCCTACCACGAGATCGCGCGCCTGGACCAGATCGCGCGCGAACGCGGTGTGGTGCAGCCGGTGCTGATCCGCGTGACGGTCGGCGTCGAGGCGCACACGCACGAGTTCATCGCGACCGCGCACGAGGACCAGAAGTTCGGCTTCTCGCTGTCGTCGGGTGACGCGGCCGAGGCCGTGCGGCGCGTGCTGAAGGCGAGCGGTCTCAAGCTCGTCGGCCTGCACAGCCACATCGGCTCGCAGATCTTCGACGCGTCCGGCTTCGAGGTCGCCGCCCGCCGGGTGATCGGCCTGCTCGCGGACGTCCGCCGGGAGCACGGCGAGATCGACTCGCTGACCACCGTCGACCTCGGCGGTGGCCTCGGCATCGCCTACACGCCGGACGACGACCCGCCCCCGCCGGCCGAGCTCGCGCGGCAGCTGCACAACATCGTGCAGAAGGAGTGCGAGCACAACGGCCTGGGGATGCCTCGCATCGCGGTCGAGCCCGGCCGCGCGATCGTCGGCCCCGGCACGGTCACCGTGTACGAGGTCGGCACGATCAAGGACGTCGAGCTGGACGGTGGCGCGCGCCGCCGGTACGTCAGCGTCGACGGCGGCATGAGCGACAACATCCGCACGGCGCTCTACGACGCGGTCTACGACTGCAAGCTGGTGTCCAGGGCCGCCGAGCCCGAGGCGCGCGCCGTGCTGTGCCGCGTCGTGGGCAAGCACTGCGAGGCCGGCGACATCGTCGTGCGCGACTGCTGGCTGCCCGACGACCTCGCGCCGGGCGACCTGGTGGCCATCGCTGCGACCGGGGCCTACTGCTACTCGATGGCGAGCGGGTACAACCGACTTCCGAGGCCCGCGCTCGCCGCGGTGACCGACGGGGAGGCGCGGCTGCTGCTGCGTCGCGAGACCGAGGACGACCTGTTCCGTCTGGAGGTATGA
- the thrC gene encoding threonine synthase, with translation MNSARAGWPGLINAYRDRIEIPEGAEVVTLHEGGTPLVHARRLSAATGCDVYVKVEGANPTGSFKDRGMTVAMTYALASGLKAVICASTGNTSASAAAYAAKAGLTAAVLVPTGKIAMGKLAQAVMHGAKILQIDGNFDDCLELASKTAAEYPVTLVNSVNPVRLVGQQTAAWEVCDVLGQAPDVHCLPVGNAGNITAYWKGYTSYDQGLPRMFGFQAAGAAPLVSGAPVPNPETIATAIRIGSPASWTGAVNARDESGGLIDAVTDEQILAAYRLLASSEGIFVEPASAASIAGLLRTAEDGRLPKGSTVVCTVTGHGLKDPDTALLGTTEVEPVPVDPGAVAHALELA, from the coding sequence GTGAACTCCGCAAGAGCGGGCTGGCCCGGACTCATCAACGCCTACCGGGACCGCATCGAGATCCCGGAGGGCGCGGAGGTCGTGACGCTGCACGAGGGCGGCACGCCGCTGGTGCACGCCCGTCGTCTCTCCGCGGCCACCGGCTGCGACGTGTACGTGAAGGTCGAGGGCGCGAACCCGACCGGGTCCTTCAAGGACCGCGGCATGACCGTGGCCATGACCTACGCGCTGGCGTCCGGCCTCAAGGCCGTGATCTGCGCCTCCACCGGCAACACGTCGGCGTCTGCCGCGGCCTACGCGGCCAAGGCGGGGCTCACGGCGGCGGTGCTGGTGCCCACGGGCAAGATCGCGATGGGCAAGCTCGCGCAGGCCGTGATGCACGGCGCGAAGATCCTGCAGATCGACGGCAACTTCGACGACTGCCTGGAGCTCGCGTCGAAGACCGCGGCCGAGTACCCGGTGACGCTGGTCAACTCGGTCAACCCGGTGCGGCTCGTCGGTCAGCAGACCGCCGCGTGGGAGGTCTGCGACGTGCTCGGCCAGGCGCCGGACGTGCACTGCCTGCCGGTCGGCAACGCGGGCAACATCACCGCGTACTGGAAGGGCTACACGTCCTACGACCAGGGCCTTCCTCGGATGTTCGGGTTCCAGGCCGCGGGTGCCGCGCCGCTCGTGAGCGGTGCGCCGGTGCCGAACCCGGAGACCATCGCGACCGCCATCCGGATCGGTTCACCGGCGTCGTGGACGGGTGCGGTGAACGCGCGGGACGAGTCCGGCGGCCTGATCGACGCCGTCACCGACGAGCAGATCCTCGCGGCCTACCGGCTGCTGGCGTCGTCCGAGGGCATCTTCGTGGAGCCCGCGTCGGCCGCGTCCATCGCCGGTCTGCTCAGGACCGCCGAGGACGGCCGGCTGCCCAAGGGCTCGACGGTTGTGTGCACCGTCACCGGACACGGTCTGAAGGACCCGGACACCGCGTTGCTCGGCACCACCGAGGTCGAGCCGGTCCCGGTCGACCCCGGAGCCGTCGCGCACGCGCTGGAGCTCGCGTGA
- a CDS encoding homoserine dehydrogenase, translating into MAKPKPIRVALLGCGTVGTEVVRLLTDQAGDLAARIGAPIELAGIAVRRPNKHREVPEHLLTTDASALVKSDDVDVVVEVIGGIDPTRGLLLEALHNGKSVVTANKALLAEHGSDLFEAADGSGADLYFEAAVAGAIPLLRPLRESLAGDRITRVMGIVNGTTNFILSAMDATGAGYAETLEEASRLGYAEADPTADVDGFDAASKAAILASLAFHTRVTAADVYREGIRQVSAADIAAAKGLGRTVKLLAICERVTSPSGQESVAVRVHPAMIPRTHPLASVNGAFNAVFVEADAAGEMMFYGQGAGGAPTASAVVGDLVAVARNKVASGRGPRESAYAALPAQPMGNTPTRYHISLDVADKAGVLSQVAAVFAEHDVSIAAVRQEGRTEDASLVIVTHAATDAALRSTVDKVGGLPVVRDVVSVMRVEGEE; encoded by the coding sequence GTGGCGAAGCCAAAACCCATTCGTGTGGCCCTTCTCGGGTGCGGCACGGTGGGCACGGAGGTGGTCCGGCTGCTGACGGACCAGGCCGGTGACCTCGCCGCCCGCATCGGTGCGCCGATCGAGCTCGCCGGGATCGCGGTGCGCAGGCCGAACAAGCACCGCGAGGTGCCGGAGCACCTGCTCACGACGGACGCGTCCGCGCTGGTGAAGTCGGACGACGTGGACGTGGTCGTCGAGGTCATCGGTGGCATCGACCCCACCCGCGGGCTGCTGCTGGAGGCCCTGCACAACGGCAAGTCCGTGGTGACGGCGAACAAGGCGCTGCTGGCCGAGCACGGTTCCGACCTGTTCGAGGCCGCTGACGGCTCCGGTGCGGACCTGTACTTCGAGGCGGCCGTGGCGGGTGCGATCCCGTTGCTGCGCCCGCTGCGGGAGTCGCTGGCGGGTGACCGGATCACGCGGGTGATGGGCATCGTCAACGGCACCACCAACTTCATCCTGTCCGCGATGGACGCCACGGGCGCCGGCTACGCCGAGACGCTCGAGGAGGCCTCGCGGCTGGGGTACGCCGAGGCCGACCCGACCGCGGACGTGGACGGGTTCGACGCCGCGTCCAAGGCCGCGATCCTCGCGTCCCTGGCGTTCCACACGCGCGTGACGGCCGCGGACGTGTACCGCGAGGGCATCCGCCAGGTGTCCGCCGCCGACATCGCGGCCGCCAAGGGCCTGGGCCGCACGGTGAAGCTGCTCGCGATCTGCGAGCGGGTGACCTCCCCGTCCGGTCAGGAGTCAGTCGCGGTTCGAGTGCACCCCGCCATGATCCCCAGGACGCACCCGCTGGCCTCGGTCAACGGCGCGTTCAACGCGGTGTTCGTCGAGGCAGACGCGGCGGGGGAGATGATGTTCTACGGGCAGGGTGCCGGTGGCGCCCCGACGGCGAGTGCGGTTGTCGGCGACCTGGTCGCCGTGGCGCGCAACAAGGTCGCGAGCGGGCGTGGCCCGCGCGAGTCGGCCTACGCGGCGCTTCCCGCGCAGCCCATGGGGAACACGCCCACGCGCTACCACATCAGCCTCGACGTGGCGGACAAGGCGGGTGTCCTCTCGCAGGTCGCCGCCGTGTTCGCCGAGCACGACGTGAGCATCGCCGCGGTGCGCCAGGAAGGCCGCACCGAGGACGCCAGCCTGGTGATCGTCACGCACGCGGCGACCGACGCCGCGCTGCGGTCCACTGTGGACAAAGTCGGTGGCCTCCCCGTGGTGCGGGACGTCGTCAGCGTCATGAGGGTAGAGGGCGAAGAGTGA
- a CDS encoding DUF305 domain-containing protein encodes MTAPSDDEVVVVGSGRPPSGVARTLVITAAVLAVLLLGAAVGLLVKLPGTSSSTAAPASGSVDVGFCQDMAMHHLQGIQMANIARDRSTDPDIRQLAFDIASTQLEQVGRMKGWLMMWNEHEQNVSGVYMTWMNDAGIHGHGATTAEPGKPAMPGMATTEELAKLRTSTGRDLDVYFLQLMLRHHLGGGPMAEYASTRAGQPAVRTLAENMLKSQSSETELMKDYLAKRGAAPLP; translated from the coding sequence ATGACGGCTCCTTCCGACGACGAGGTCGTGGTCGTGGGGTCCGGGCGCCCGCCCTCCGGCGTCGCCCGGACCCTGGTCATCACCGCGGCCGTGCTCGCGGTCCTGCTGCTGGGCGCGGCCGTCGGCCTGCTCGTGAAGCTCCCCGGCACGTCCTCCTCGACCGCGGCCCCTGCCTCGGGCTCGGTCGACGTCGGCTTCTGCCAGGACATGGCCATGCACCACCTGCAGGGCATCCAGATGGCCAACATCGCCCGCGACCGCTCCACCGACCCCGACATCCGCCAGCTCGCCTTCGACATCGCCTCCACCCAGCTCGAACAGGTGGGCCGCATGAAGGGCTGGCTGATGATGTGGAACGAGCACGAGCAGAACGTCTCCGGCGTCTACATGACCTGGATGAACGACGCGGGCATCCACGGCCACGGCGCCACCACCGCCGAACCGGGCAAGCCCGCCATGCCGGGCATGGCCACCACCGAGGAACTGGCCAAGCTCCGCACCTCCACCGGCCGCGACCTCGACGTGTACTTCCTCCAGCTGATGCTCCGCCACCACCTCGGCGGCGGCCCGATGGCCGAGTACGCCTCGACCCGCGCGGGCCAGCCTGCGGTGCGCACGCTGGCGGAGAACATGCTGAAGTCGCAGTCGTCGGAGACCGAGCTGATGAAGGACTACCTGGCGAAGCGCGGAGCCGCCCCGCTGCCGTAG
- the argS gene encoding arginine--tRNA ligase, which yields MTPDALADLVRTTVARLLADRGLDTTAAPAQVTVERPRNPEHGDYATNVALQLAKKVGVAPRDLATWLVDALQDQPAIAGAAVAGPGFINLTLATEAQGAIVRDALADAYGTGTELAGQKINLEFVSANPTGPIHLGGARWAAVGDALGRVLQARGGEVTREYYFNDAGAQIDRFVRSLIAAAKGEPAPEDGYAGTYVSDIAAEVLRREPGALSDQEKVREVGVGLMFDEIKRALHEFGTDFDVYFHEDSLHQSGRVGEAVAKLKANGSLYEKDGAWWLRSTDFGDDKDRVVIKSDGNPAYIAGDIAYLVDKRGRGFDLCIYMLGADHHGYVARLKAAAAALGDDPDSVEVLIGQLVNLVSEGQPVRMSKRAGTVITMDDLVDAVGVDAARYAMIRSSVDSGLDIDLDLLRKHSNENPVYYVQYAHARTSSILRNAADLGITPGEDFALLTHEREGDLIRTIGEFPRVVATAAELREPHRVARYLEELAGTYHRFQQDCRVLPRGDEETTPLHQVRLQLVNATRRVFAAGLGLLGVTAPERM from the coding sequence GTGACACCTGACGCGCTCGCCGATCTGGTACGGACCACGGTTGCCCGCTTGCTCGCCGACCGAGGCCTGGACACCACCGCCGCGCCGGCTCAGGTGACGGTCGAACGACCCAGGAACCCCGAGCACGGCGACTACGCCACGAACGTCGCACTGCAGCTCGCCAAGAAGGTCGGCGTCGCTCCGCGCGACCTCGCCACGTGGCTCGTCGACGCCCTGCAGGACCAGCCCGCCATCGCCGGTGCCGCCGTCGCGGGTCCCGGCTTCATCAACCTCACCCTCGCCACCGAGGCCCAGGGCGCCATCGTGCGGGACGCGCTGGCGGACGCCTACGGCACCGGAACCGAGCTGGCCGGCCAGAAGATCAACCTGGAGTTCGTCTCCGCCAACCCGACCGGCCCGATCCACCTCGGTGGCGCGCGCTGGGCCGCGGTCGGCGACGCGCTCGGCCGGGTCCTGCAGGCCCGCGGTGGCGAGGTCACCCGCGAGTACTACTTCAACGACGCCGGCGCGCAGATCGACCGGTTCGTCCGGTCCCTGATCGCCGCCGCGAAGGGCGAGCCGGCCCCCGAGGACGGCTACGCGGGCACCTACGTGAGCGACATCGCGGCTGAGGTCCTGCGCCGCGAGCCGGGCGCGCTCTCGGACCAGGAGAAGGTGCGCGAGGTCGGCGTCGGGCTGATGTTCGACGAGATCAAACGCGCGCTGCACGAGTTCGGCACCGACTTCGACGTGTACTTCCACGAGGACTCGCTGCACCAGAGCGGCCGGGTCGGCGAGGCGGTCGCGAAGCTCAAGGCCAACGGCTCGCTGTACGAGAAGGACGGCGCCTGGTGGCTGCGGTCCACCGACTTCGGCGACGACAAGGACCGCGTCGTCATCAAGAGCGACGGCAACCCGGCCTACATCGCCGGTGACATCGCCTACCTCGTCGACAAGCGCGGCCGCGGCTTCGACCTGTGCATCTACATGCTCGGAGCGGACCACCACGGCTACGTGGCGCGCCTCAAGGCCGCCGCTGCTGCCCTCGGTGACGACCCGGACAGCGTCGAGGTGCTGATCGGCCAGCTGGTGAACCTCGTCAGCGAGGGCCAGCCGGTGCGGATGAGCAAGCGCGCGGGCACGGTCATCACGATGGACGACCTGGTCGACGCGGTCGGGGTGGACGCCGCCCGCTACGCCATGATCCGCTCGTCGGTCGACTCGGGCCTCGACATCGACCTCGACCTGCTCCGCAAGCACAGCAACGAAAACCCGGTCTACTACGTGCAGTACGCCCACGCGCGCACGTCGTCGATCCTGCGCAACGCCGCCGATCTCGGCATCACCCCCGGTGAGGACTTCGCGCTGCTCACCCACGAGCGCGAGGGCGACCTCATCCGCACCATCGGCGAGTTCCCCCGCGTCGTGGCCACCGCCGCCGAACTGAGGGAACCGCACCGCGTCGCCCGCTACCTCGAAGAGCTCGCGGGCACCTACCACCGCTTCCAGCAGGACTGCCGCGTGCTCCCGCGCGGCGACGAGGAGACGACTCCGTTGCACCAGGTCAGGCTTCAGCTCGTGAACGCCACGAGGCGTGTGTTCGCCGCAGGTCTCGGCCTGCTCGGCGTGACCGCCCCGGAGCGCATGTGA
- a CDS encoding acyl-CoA dehydrogenase family protein: MTVDERAARQVAEQARETRWQRPSFGKELFLGHFRVDLIHPHPSGSPDDRQRGEAFLEKLKVFTESNIDNAVIERDARIPDEVLKGLKDLGAFGMKIKPEYGGVGLTQVYYNKALMLVGSANPAIGAMLSAHQSIGVPQPIAMFGSDEQKKEFLPRCAKGEITAFLLTEPDVGSDPARLGTTATEDGDDYVLNGVKLWTTNGVVADLLVVMAQVPGKGITAFVVEADAEGITVENRNAFMGLRGLENGVTRFHNVRVPKKNVIGKEGAGLKIALATLNTGRLSLPALCAGGAKWCLKIAREWSTERVQWGLPVGRHEAIAGKIAYIAATAYALEAVLDLSSELADAGSHDIRIEAALAKLYASEKAWLVADELVQIRGGRGYETAESQAARGERGVAAEQVLRDLRINRIFEGSTEIMHLLIAREAVDAHLSVAGDIIDPDADRQAKIRAAAKAGGFYAKWFPTLVVGKGQSPAGYTEFGPLAKHLRFVERAARKLARQTFYAMSRWQGKMERKQRFLSRIVDIGAELFAMSAACVRAVQDTNPDAQLLADAFCRQARVRVDELFEKLWKNTDDSDITLAKQVMDGRFTWLEHGIADPSIPGSWIADSTHRESTAANVHRPTPR; the protein is encoded by the coding sequence ATGACCGTCGACGAGCGCGCGGCCAGACAGGTCGCCGAACAAGCCCGAGAAACCCGCTGGCAGCGACCGAGCTTCGGCAAAGAGCTCTTCCTCGGCCACTTCCGCGTCGACCTCATCCACCCGCACCCGTCCGGGTCGCCCGACGACCGGCAGCGCGGGGAGGCGTTCCTCGAGAAGCTCAAGGTGTTCACCGAGTCGAACATCGACAACGCCGTCATCGAGCGGGACGCGCGGATTCCCGACGAGGTGCTCAAGGGGCTCAAGGACCTCGGCGCGTTCGGCATGAAGATCAAGCCCGAGTACGGCGGCGTCGGGCTGACGCAGGTCTACTACAACAAGGCGCTCATGCTGGTCGGCAGCGCCAACCCCGCCATCGGCGCCATGCTGAGCGCGCACCAGTCCATCGGCGTTCCCCAGCCGATCGCGATGTTCGGCAGCGACGAGCAGAAGAAGGAGTTCCTGCCCCGGTGCGCCAAGGGGGAGATCACCGCCTTCCTGCTCACCGAACCCGACGTCGGCTCCGACCCGGCCAGGCTCGGCACCACCGCGACCGAGGACGGCGACGACTACGTCCTCAACGGCGTCAAGCTCTGGACCACCAACGGTGTCGTGGCCGACCTCCTCGTCGTCATGGCACAGGTGCCGGGCAAGGGCATCACCGCGTTCGTCGTCGAGGCGGACGCCGAGGGCATCACCGTGGAGAACCGCAACGCCTTCATGGGGCTGCGGGGGCTCGAGAACGGCGTCACGAGGTTCCACAACGTCCGGGTGCCCAAGAAGAACGTCATCGGTAAGGAAGGCGCCGGCCTCAAGATCGCCCTGGCCACGTTGAACACCGGCCGCCTCAGCCTGCCCGCCCTCTGCGCCGGTGGCGCCAAGTGGTGCCTCAAGATCGCGCGCGAGTGGAGCACCGAACGCGTGCAGTGGGGGCTGCCGGTCGGCAGGCACGAGGCCATCGCGGGCAAGATCGCCTACATCGCGGCCACGGCGTACGCGCTGGAGGCGGTGCTGGACCTCAGCTCCGAGCTCGCCGACGCCGGGAGCCACGACATCCGCATCGAGGCCGCGCTGGCCAAGCTCTACGCGTCCGAGAAGGCCTGGCTGGTGGCCGACGAGCTCGTCCAGATCCGCGGCGGCCGCGGCTACGAGACGGCGGAGAGCCAGGCGGCGCGCGGGGAACGGGGCGTCGCGGCCGAGCAGGTGCTGCGGGACCTGCGGATCAACCGGATCTTCGAGGGCTCCACGGAGATCATGCACCTGCTGATCGCGCGCGAGGCCGTCGACGCGCACCTGTCCGTCGCCGGCGACATCATCGACCCCGACGCCGACCGGCAGGCCAAGATCAGGGCGGCGGCGAAGGCAGGTGGGTTCTACGCCAAGTGGTTCCCGACCCTGGTCGTCGGCAAGGGGCAGAGCCCGGCCGGGTACACGGAGTTCGGTCCGCTAGCCAAGCACCTGCGGTTCGTCGAACGGGCGGCGCGCAAGCTGGCGCGGCAGACGTTCTACGCGATGTCGCGGTGGCAGGGGAAGATGGAGCGCAAGCAGCGGTTCCTGAGCCGGATCGTGGACATCGGGGCCGAGCTGTTCGCGATGAGCGCGGCGTGCGTGCGGGCGGTGCAGGACACGAACCCGGACGCGCAGCTGCTGGCCGACGCGTTCTGCCGGCAGGCGCGGGTCCGCGTGGACGAGCTGTTCGAGAAGCTGTGGAAGAACACCGACGACAGCGACATCACGCTGGCCAAGCAGGTCATGGACGGCCGGTTCACCTGGCTGGAGCACGGCATCGCCGACCCGTCGATCCCCGGCAGCTGGATCGCGGACTCGACCCACCGCGAGTCGACGGCGGCCAACGTCCACCGGCCGACACCCCGCTGA
- a CDS encoding DUF3105 domain-containing protein, with translation MTSGKKTKATRNSVAAARSSVVGKKPKPWGTIIAVVAVLGLAGGVFGYAYSQIHEQNVKEAALAKWRPSDTNKDPSTALAGIVVKEYKGSRHVEATQRVAYDQTPAFGGPHDGQWADCTGVVYDKAVRTENMVHGLEHGAVWIAYNPDQVSGDALNKLKTKVEGIPYMMMSPYPGLDKPVSLQSWGHQLKVDNADDERIDQFISSLLRNSNTYPEVGASCENTAFLSNPAPFVAEKPGADAVPMDGGKDDSVVEQPQASTPPPSGSASTPPSS, from the coding sequence ATGACCAGCGGCAAGAAGACGAAGGCCACACGCAACAGCGTGGCCGCAGCCCGTTCCTCGGTGGTGGGGAAGAAGCCCAAGCCGTGGGGAACGATCATCGCGGTAGTCGCCGTGCTGGGCCTCGCCGGCGGCGTCTTCGGCTACGCGTACTCGCAGATCCACGAGCAGAACGTCAAGGAAGCCGCCCTGGCCAAGTGGCGCCCCTCCGACACGAACAAGGACCCGTCGACAGCGCTCGCGGGCATCGTGGTCAAGGAGTACAAGGGCTCCCGCCACGTCGAGGCGACCCAGCGCGTCGCCTACGACCAGACCCCCGCGTTCGGCGGCCCGCACGACGGCCAGTGGGCCGACTGCACCGGCGTCGTCTACGACAAGGCGGTCCGCACCGAGAACATGGTCCACGGCCTCGAGCACGGCGCCGTCTGGATCGCCTACAACCCCGACCAGGTCTCCGGCGACGCGCTGAACAAGCTCAAGACCAAGGTCGAGGGCATCCCGTACATGATGATGTCGCCGTACCCGGGCCTCGACAAGCCGGTCTCCCTGCAGTCGTGGGGCCACCAGCTGAAGGTCGACAACGCCGACGACGAGCGCATCGACCAGTTCATCTCCTCGCTGCTGCGCAACTCGAACACCTACCCCGAGGTCGGCGCGTCCTGCGAGAACACCGCGTTCCTGTCGAACCCGGCCCCGTTCGTCGCCGAGAAGCCGGGCGCCGACGCCGTGCCGATGGACGGCGGCAAGGACGACTCCGTGGTCGAGCAGCCCCAGGCCAGCACGCCGCCGCCGTCGGGCTCCGCCTCGACGCCGCCGTCGAGCTGA
- the thrB gene encoding homoserine kinase, with amino-acid sequence MRFVVTVPASTANLGSGFDALGMALGLYDEIEVAVADGLSITVEGAGSGEVPLDESHLVVRAVRAAGYTGGLALKCHNVIPHARGLGSSAAAIVAGVAAGFTLTGRELDTDALQIAAEFEGHADNVAASLYGGVVVAWSEGERYRSVRMAADARVRPVVLVPAQESSTRTTRGLLPAEVPHADAAHAAGRAALAVHALTADPSVLLAATEDRLHQNYREPAWPDTVRVISDLRKLGVPACVSGAGPTVIAFGDLPPEVDVHGFDVRRLDVDGSGVRVRPLD; translated from the coding sequence GTGAGGTTCGTCGTCACCGTCCCCGCGTCGACCGCGAACCTCGGTTCGGGGTTCGACGCGCTGGGCATGGCCCTGGGGTTGTACGACGAGATCGAGGTGGCCGTCGCCGACGGTCTGTCGATCACGGTGGAGGGTGCTGGATCGGGTGAGGTCCCGCTCGACGAGTCGCACCTGGTCGTGCGGGCCGTCCGCGCCGCCGGCTACACCGGTGGGCTCGCCCTGAAGTGCCACAACGTGATTCCGCACGCACGTGGGCTCGGCTCTTCGGCCGCCGCGATCGTGGCGGGTGTCGCAGCCGGGTTCACCCTGACGGGTCGCGAGTTGGACACAGACGCGTTGCAAATCGCCGCCGAGTTCGAGGGGCACGCGGACAACGTCGCCGCCTCTCTGTACGGCGGTGTTGTCGTCGCGTGGTCGGAGGGGGAGCGCTACCGCTCCGTCCGGATGGCCGCGGACGCACGCGTGCGGCCGGTCGTGCTGGTCCCGGCGCAGGAGTCGTCCACGAGGACGACCCGCGGCCTGCTTCCGGCCGAGGTGCCGCACGCGGACGCCGCGCACGCCGCCGGCCGGGCCGCCCTGGCGGTGCACGCGCTGACGGCGGATCCGTCAGTTCTCCTTGCCGCCACTGAGGATCGCCTCCACCAGAACTACCGCGAGCCCGCCTGGCCCGACACCGTTCGAGTGATCAGTGATCTCCGCAAGCTCGGGGTTCCCGCCTGCGTGTCCGGGGCAGGACCGACGGTGATCGCGTTCGGGGACCTCCCGCCCGAGGTCGACGTGCACGGCTTCGACGTGCGGAGACTCGACGTCGACGGCTCTGGCGTGCGCGTTCGTCCATTGGACTGA